In Frondihabitans sp. PAMC 28766, a genomic segment contains:
- a CDS encoding cell wall-binding repeat-containing protein has protein sequence MTRIVAPTSSLRLRLAGAMALAVALAAGGGAVSASAAPATSTVETPADGGHSMGWSMPAGPQVAAPSVRSRDAAAASGGSSLPVQGMDVSSYNGDVDWAAAKNAGKQFAFVKASEGTTITNENFTQQWTGSATLGYHGAYAVGSPGISSGTSQADYFVKQVEAGARVTSWSALGAVLPPVLDLENGATTECWNLTQAQMVAWIQSYAVEILAKTGQNVSIYSNPSWWSDCTGNSGGFGISPLYIARYTTAATPNPLPSSWSAWSFWQYEKPTGNASPTSYDFDAFNGNISQLASMTTTSAASRLAGTNRFATSADLSASTFSPFAAGQGTVYIASGLSYPDALAGGALAGHLDSPVLLVTSTAVPPATQAELTRLDPARIVILGGTTVITPAVQTALQQYTQAQSAPFVTRLAGSNRFVTSADIATGFTTTGGVVYLATGLAYPDALSGAAVAAESGAHSGPLMLVAPNGISTAVAAQLTRLKPSKIILLGGTSAVSTTVASQAAKYAPTVTRFAGTTRYNTSALISSSTFPSSTPPTTVYIAVGTNFPDALSGAPVAGLADSPVLLVTSTGIPTLVAQELHRLKPQSIVVLGGTSAISTEVEAQLDGLAR, from the coding sequence ATGACGCGCATCGTTGCGCCCACCAGTTCGCTGCGACTTCGACTCGCGGGGGCGATGGCTCTGGCCGTCGCTCTGGCTGCCGGAGGGGGCGCCGTCTCGGCGAGCGCCGCCCCCGCGACCAGTACGGTCGAGACACCGGCTGACGGCGGCCATTCGATGGGCTGGTCGATGCCGGCCGGCCCGCAGGTGGCCGCGCCGTCGGTGCGAAGCCGCGACGCGGCCGCCGCCTCGGGTGGATCGTCGCTGCCGGTGCAGGGGATGGACGTCAGCTCGTACAACGGCGACGTCGACTGGGCGGCTGCGAAGAACGCCGGCAAGCAGTTCGCCTTCGTCAAAGCCAGCGAGGGCACGACCATCACCAACGAGAACTTCACCCAGCAGTGGACGGGGTCGGCCACTCTCGGCTACCACGGCGCGTACGCCGTCGGCAGCCCGGGGATCTCGTCGGGCACGTCGCAGGCCGACTACTTCGTGAAGCAGGTCGAGGCCGGAGCACGAGTGACGTCGTGGTCGGCGCTCGGCGCCGTCCTCCCGCCCGTGCTCGACCTCGAGAACGGCGCCACGACGGAGTGCTGGAACCTGACGCAGGCCCAGATGGTCGCCTGGATCCAGTCGTACGCCGTCGAGATCCTCGCGAAGACGGGCCAGAACGTCTCGATCTATTCCAACCCCTCGTGGTGGAGCGACTGCACCGGCAACAGCGGCGGCTTCGGCATCTCGCCGCTGTACATCGCGCGTTACACGACGGCCGCCACGCCCAATCCGCTGCCGTCCAGCTGGTCGGCCTGGAGCTTCTGGCAGTACGAGAAGCCCACCGGCAACGCAAGCCCGACAAGCTACGACTTCGACGCGTTCAACGGCAACATCAGCCAGCTCGCGAGCATGACCACGACGAGTGCCGCTTCGCGTCTGGCTGGAACCAATCGCTTCGCCACAAGCGCCGATCTGTCTGCATCGACGTTCTCGCCGTTCGCCGCGGGGCAGGGCACCGTCTACATCGCCAGCGGTCTGAGCTACCCCGACGCGCTAGCTGGTGGCGCCCTCGCGGGTCACCTGGATTCCCCCGTGCTGCTCGTGACGTCGACCGCGGTTCCCCCCGCGACCCAGGCGGAGCTGACCCGCCTCGATCCTGCCCGCATCGTGATCCTCGGCGGCACCACCGTGATCACACCGGCCGTCCAGACGGCGCTTCAGCAGTACACCCAGGCCCAGAGCGCCCCATTCGTCACGCGCCTCGCCGGCAGCAACCGCTTCGTGACGAGCGCCGACATCGCCACGGGCTTCACGACCACCGGCGGCGTCGTCTACCTCGCCACCGGGCTCGCCTACCCCGACGCCCTCTCCGGCGCCGCCGTCGCAGCCGAGTCCGGGGCCCACAGCGGCCCTCTCATGCTCGTCGCGCCCAACGGCATCTCGACCGCCGTCGCAGCCCAGCTCACCCGGCTCAAGCCGAGCAAGATCATCCTGTTGGGCGGAACATCGGCGGTTTCGACGACCGTGGCCAGCCAGGCGGCGAAGTACGCCCCGACCGTGACGCGATTCGCGGGCACCACCCGCTACAACACGAGCGCGCTGATCTCGTCCTCCACGTTCCCCAGCAGTACGCCTCCGACCACGGTGTACATCGCCGTCGGCACCAACTTCCCCGACGCCCTGTCAGGTGCACCCGTTGCCGGTCTGGCCGACTCGCCGGTGCTCCTGGTCACGTCGACGGGCATCCCCACCCTCGTCGCGCAGGAGCTCCACCGCCTGAAACCTCAGTCGATCGTCGTGCTCGGCGGCACGTCGGCGATCTCGACCGAAGTCGAGGCTCAACTCGACGGGCTCGCGCGCTAG
- a CDS encoding cell wall-binding repeat-containing protein: MPKTLGEAAGLIKGADGSIWFSAEDNGAFGDASMRSISHISTTGAVTTYEVSSQEQYAEGLVLGSDGNMWFTTTDSIGRITPTGDISYFPVSSTDGFPDLQQGFLGSDGDLWFPLQEDQNGSGTLPKNVSLLRVDTAGDISKFPVFSNLPETDSETLGSAVLGHDGDLYFADSIYNGKTFTESGAIERIAPDGTAHKFALPAGAVAGAITLGPDDNIWASAVVDANAPTVPESVIKLTPGGTLTSYAVGPDSTDGFSGTNIVAGTSALWEAFDGNIIQISTAGKVVGRYKSGAAQAFVYPGTDGGVAFASGNYKNVPFAEPALEIQTVGTVSPAGALTTYYASSTSDILSFQWDGTGHLWLADSNDKTIAKATPLSETRIAGSSRYATSVAISQAAYPGTAPVVFVATGLNYPDALSAAPAAVKEGGPLLLTSPNSLPSDVAAEITRLKPSRIVIVGGTSAISAAVEQQLDTLASSESTPGTVDRIAGSNRYQTSDLVTDDAFGTSGATSAFVATGQNYPDALAASAAAGKLDAPVILVKGTASALDDATTQLLSTLGATSVDIAGGTTVVSSGVQSGLAALSGVTVTRFAGSTRYNTSELINKAVFSSAGTAYFATGTGFADALSGAALAGSAGDPLYVVKPTCVPSNVASDLDTYATSTVTLLGGTSALTPAVAELEHC; encoded by the coding sequence GTGCCGAAAACTCTCGGCGAGGCTGCCGGTCTCATCAAGGGCGCCGACGGATCGATCTGGTTCAGCGCGGAGGACAACGGGGCTTTCGGCGACGCGAGCATGCGTTCGATCAGCCACATCTCGACCACCGGCGCGGTGACGACCTACGAGGTGTCTTCTCAGGAGCAGTACGCCGAGGGCCTCGTCCTCGGCTCGGACGGCAACATGTGGTTCACTACCACCGACTCCATCGGCCGCATCACGCCGACCGGCGACATCTCGTACTTCCCGGTCTCGTCGACTGACGGCTTCCCCGACCTCCAGCAGGGATTCCTCGGCAGCGATGGCGACCTCTGGTTCCCGCTCCAGGAGGATCAGAACGGGAGTGGGACCCTGCCGAAGAACGTCTCGCTCCTCCGCGTCGACACCGCGGGCGATATCTCGAAATTCCCAGTCTTCTCGAACCTACCGGAGACGGACAGCGAGACCCTCGGGTCTGCAGTCCTGGGCCATGACGGGGACCTGTACTTCGCCGACAGCATCTACAACGGAAAGACATTCACGGAGTCGGGCGCAATCGAGCGAATCGCACCCGACGGCACTGCGCACAAATTCGCGCTTCCGGCCGGCGCGGTGGCGGGGGCCATCACTCTCGGCCCGGACGACAACATCTGGGCTTCGGCTGTCGTCGACGCCAACGCCCCCACCGTCCCTGAAAGCGTGATCAAGCTGACCCCGGGCGGCACCCTCACGTCGTATGCGGTCGGCCCCGATTCGACCGACGGCTTCTCGGGAACGAACATCGTGGCGGGAACGTCGGCCCTGTGGGAGGCGTTCGACGGCAATATCATCCAGATCTCGACCGCAGGGAAGGTCGTCGGCCGCTACAAGTCAGGCGCGGCGCAAGCCTTCGTCTACCCGGGCACGGACGGCGGCGTCGCCTTCGCGTCGGGGAACTACAAGAACGTCCCCTTCGCCGAGCCCGCCCTCGAGATCCAAACCGTCGGCACCGTCAGCCCGGCGGGTGCACTCACCACCTACTACGCGTCGTCGACCTCTGACATCCTCTCGTTCCAATGGGATGGCACCGGTCACCTCTGGCTCGCCGACTCGAACGACAAGACCATCGCGAAGGCCACGCCGCTGAGCGAGACCAGGATCGCGGGCTCGTCCCGCTATGCGACGTCCGTCGCGATCTCGCAGGCCGCCTACCCCGGCACCGCGCCCGTGGTGTTCGTGGCCACCGGGCTCAACTACCCCGACGCCCTGTCGGCGGCGCCCGCCGCCGTGAAGGAGGGCGGCCCCCTGCTGCTGACCAGCCCGAACTCGCTGCCGAGCGATGTCGCGGCCGAGATCACGCGCCTCAAGCCGAGCCGAATCGTCATCGTCGGCGGCACGTCCGCCATCAGCGCCGCAGTCGAGCAGCAGCTCGACACGCTCGCGAGCAGCGAGTCGACGCCCGGCACTGTCGACAGGATCGCCGGCTCCAACCGCTACCAGACCTCCGACCTGGTCACCGATGACGCGTTCGGCACGTCGGGAGCAACCAGCGCCTTCGTCGCCACCGGGCAGAACTACCCCGACGCCCTCGCTGCAAGCGCTGCCGCGGGCAAACTGGACGCCCCGGTGATCCTGGTCAAGGGCACCGCGTCGGCCCTCGACGACGCGACCACGCAACTGCTCAGCACCCTCGGCGCGACGAGCGTCGACATCGCCGGCGGCACCACCGTCGTCAGCAGCGGGGTCCAGTCGGGCCTCGCGGCTCTGTCGGGCGTGACCGTCACCCGATTCGCAGGATCGACGCGCTACAACACGTCCGAGCTGATCAACAAGGCCGTCTTCTCGAGTGCGGGCACCGCGTACTTCGCCACCGGCACCGGCTTCGCCGACGCCCTTTCGGGCGCGGCCCTCGCCGGCTCTGCGGGCGACCCCCTCTACGTCGTGAAGCCGACCTGCGTCCCTTCGAACGTCGCATCCGACCTCGACACCTACGCCACCTCGACCGTCACCCTCCTCGGTGGCACCTCCGCCCTCACCCCCGCCGTCGCCGAACTGGAGCACTGCTGA
- a CDS encoding cell wall-binding repeat-containing protein translates to MLGTVTAPDSDGNEYLDAGKVGQVTTAGVVSTLYDNSDTQIEANGWSSDGHLWITDSNDNTIVKLDRLTQTRLSGSSRYATSVAISQAAYPGTAPVVFVATGLNYPDALSAAPAAAKEGGPLLLTSPNSLPADVAAEITRLNPSRIVVVGGPSAISDTVLQQLTAIQSNTVRIAGTTRYQTSDLVTEDAFGTGATTPGATHAFIATGLNYPDALAAGAAAGKLAAPVILVKGTAATADSTTTQLLQSLGATTVYIAGGTTVVSSGVQSGLAALPGVAVTRFAGSTRYNTSELINHAVFPRRAPRTSPPAPASPTRSPAPHWPVLPATPSTS, encoded by the coding sequence GTGCTCGGAACGGTCACCGCGCCCGACAGTGACGGCAACGAGTACCTCGACGCCGGCAAGGTCGGCCAGGTGACCACCGCCGGCGTCGTGTCGACGCTCTACGACAACTCGGACACCCAGATCGAAGCCAACGGCTGGAGCAGCGACGGCCACCTGTGGATCACCGACTCGAACGACAACACGATCGTGAAGCTCGACCGCCTGACGCAGACGCGACTCTCGGGGTCGTCGCGTTATGCCACGTCGGTTGCGATCTCGCAGGCCGCTTACCCTGGCACCGCGCCCGTGGTGTTCGTGGCCACCGGGCTCAACTACCCCGACGCCCTGTCGGCGGCGCCCGCCGCCGCCAAGGAGGGCGGCCCGCTCCTGCTCACCAGCCCGAATTCGCTGCCCGCCGACGTCGCCGCCGAGATCACACGCCTGAACCCGAGCCGCATCGTCGTCGTCGGCGGACCGTCCGCGATCAGCGACACCGTGCTGCAGCAGCTGACAGCCATCCAGAGCAACACCGTGAGGATCGCCGGCACCACGCGGTACCAGACCTCCGACCTGGTCACCGAGGACGCGTTCGGAACCGGGGCGACGACCCCCGGCGCCACGCACGCGTTCATCGCAACCGGCCTCAACTACCCCGACGCCCTCGCGGCGGGGGCCGCGGCCGGGAAACTGGCCGCCCCCGTGATCCTGGTCAAGGGCACGGCCGCCACGGCCGACTCGACGACGACACAGCTGCTGCAGAGCCTCGGAGCCACCACGGTCTACATCGCCGGCGGAACGACCGTCGTCAGCAGCGGCGTGCAGTCCGGCCTGGCGGCGCTCCCCGGCGTGGCTGTGACCCGGTTCGCCGGTTCGACCCGCTACAACACGTCGGAGCTGATCAACCACGCGGTCTTCCCTCGGCGAGCACCGCGTACTTCGCCACCGGCACCGGCTTCGCCGACGCGCTCTCCGGCGCCGCACTGGCCGGTTCTGCCGGCGACCCCCTCTACGTCGTGA